One window of Chloroflexus aggregans DSM 9485 genomic DNA carries:
- a CDS encoding thioredoxin domain-containing protein: protein MKMTEYQNHLRTYTQPVVVDVWAPWCMPCRVTRPILKRLAQEYQGRVALWEVNAEEHPDLLRELRIYGIPTLIAYRDGQEVSRQLGAKSEAELRSLFQHLAEGKTPPRLQPLERLLRIMIALVLVGLVWFGVGGWPLLVLAGLIFFSAVYDRCPIWKAVTSWVRDVTAKRSTGRTP from the coding sequence ATGAAGATGACCGAATATCAAAACCATCTCCGTACCTACACACAACCGGTTGTGGTTGATGTTTGGGCGCCGTGGTGTATGCCATGCCGGGTGACACGACCGATCCTCAAGCGATTGGCCCAAGAATATCAGGGTCGCGTGGCACTGTGGGAAGTGAATGCGGAGGAGCATCCCGATCTACTCCGCGAACTACGGATTTACGGTATCCCTACGTTGATTGCATACCGCGATGGTCAAGAGGTGTCCCGCCAGCTCGGTGCCAAATCTGAGGCAGAGTTACGCTCACTCTTCCAGCATTTGGCTGAAGGCAAGACGCCGCCGCGCTTGCAGCCGCTCGAACGCCTGTTGCGGATCATGATCGCGTTGGTATTGGTCGGTCTGGTGTGGTTTGGGGTTGGTGGCTGGCCCTTGTTGGTATTGGCCGGTCTCATTTTCTTTAGCGCGGTGTACGACCGCTGCCCGATCTGGAAAGCGGTTACGTCATGGGTGCGCGATGTTACCGCGAAGCGATCAACTGGGAGGACGCCGTGA
- a CDS encoding NifB/NifX family molybdenum-iron cluster-binding protein has product MKIAFATDDHHTISPHLGRAQWYEVVTIEQGQVVNREARPKGRHHHHGDEEHDHHHHHHRHDAHHWLVEAVSDCQMIVARGMGEPAFQGVQAAGIQAICTPLRTIDEAVQAYVNGTLTHHPERVHHRH; this is encoded by the coding sequence GTGAAAATTGCGTTTGCGACCGATGATCATCATACGATAAGTCCACATCTTGGCCGGGCGCAGTGGTATGAGGTGGTGACGATTGAGCAGGGGCAGGTGGTGAATCGGGAAGCGCGTCCGAAAGGGCGGCACCATCATCATGGAGATGAAGAGCACGATCATCATCATCACCATCACCGTCACGACGCGCACCACTGGTTGGTGGAAGCCGTGTCTGATTGCCAGATGATTGTGGCCCGCGGCATGGGTGAACCGGCTTTCCAAGGTGTGCAAGCTGCCGGGATACAGGCCATCTGCACTCCCTTGCGCACGATTGATGAAGCCGTGCAGGCGTATGTGAACGGTACGCTGACCCACCATCCTGAACGGGTGCATCACCGGCATTGA